The nucleotide sequence GGGTCAACTTTTTGACCAGGTTGAAGAGCACTACCACCAGTATGTTGATTATTTTGTGCTGCTGCCGGTTGGTTCTGGTCTTGTCCCTGTGAGTGGATTTGTGTGCTGGTTTGACCAGGTACCGGTATTTGTGGTCCCACTTTATTCGCACAATCACACTTCCCCTTAACTATATCTGGTTCTTCCTCCAACGATTTTGGCATGTCACCACTATTTTGTGACGTGTTTTGTGACGACTTTTCATTCATACAATTGCAACCACTACTGTTACTTTTACACATTTTTGTTAAGGTTTCG is from Plasmodium gaboni strain SY75 chromosome Unknown, whole genome shotgun sequence and encodes:
- a CDS encoding putative EMP1-like protein encodes the protein KYKAFINDWKTDNKKESQKYSDDKSKQKYTSHPVAISKDAREYLNETLTKMCKSNSSGCNCMNEKSSQNTSQNSGDMPKSLEEEPDIVKGKCDCANKVGPQIPVPGQTSTQIHSQGQDQNQPAAAQNNQHTGGSALQPGQKVDPSSASQTDPSAPRHEGPSGTSPGSSSTSPTTTKEPQKN